The genomic DNA TTAAATTCGACAAGGATcgaaaactataacggtaacaTTCGTGTCCACTTGACGCCTCGCGTGCACGCTTACTCACAGTAATACCGGGCGATATTACAGTAAGTAATTGACTAGTTGTTTACCACCACCAAATATTGTCAGACTCGAATAAACCTTTTTTCCCCTTGGACGGCTTGTCTGGCTTGGCCAGCGCCTTGTTTTTGCCCTTGGCCGGCTTCACGGGCTGCAGTTTGTCCCTCCCCTTGTCCAGTTTCTTGGGCGGCACCTTGGTCGGCGTGGCTTTGGCTACTTTGGTCGGGCTTTGGACTTTAGTAGGACAGCACTGGTAGGGTTCATAAGTCATTTTTGGGACAGCCGGTTTCGCCCCCAATCCAATGTAGAAACAGCGATCGCCTGCAGTCAGTAAAAATCTGTTGTTTTAAACCCGCATTAAAGGTAATATACAAAGTTAATACTGTGCATTTAAAGTTATCGCGCCGTTAAGTCTAGATGGATGTTAGTAAGAATAAGATTGAAaacatttaggtaggtaagcGTTCGCGAATGACTGCAGGCGACAGCTTATGCTAGGACCCATGCGGGTTCCGTATTCGACCATGCAGATGTGTGACGGGTAGTGGGTCCGTGCCTCCGTGCAGGGTTCTCGGGGTCCAACGCTAATACTCATTACCTGTAAACATTCGTTTTATTCTACCAAAAAAACTATCATCTTCAGCGTCGTCGTCATCGTCgtcgtcatcatcgtcatcttcatcatcatcatcatcttcgtcGTCTtcgtcatcttcatcatcatcatttgctTTTCGATGACGCACACTCTTATTATTTGCACTTCGTTTTTCTTTTTTGCTTTTGTTATTATCTTCATCATCGTCTTCGTCGTCATCTTCATCATTATCCTcctcatcgtcatcatcatcctcATCAGAGCCATTCTCGTCGTCGTCATCAttgtcatcgtcatcatcatcctcatcatcatcaccctCATCATCTACTTCAGTCTCAttgtcatcatcgtcatcatcgtcatcgtcgtcgtcatcatcgtcgtcatcgtcatcattgTCATCACCGTCATCgtcgtcatcgtcatcatcgtcatcgtcgTCATTGTCATCGTCGTCGTCATCATCACTgtctaattttgaatttttactaGATTTGGTCGCCGGGTAACgaatttttaattttccaaCTGTTTTCCAAGTGGGTTTATCTCTAgcggcgtttaatttaaaaaggctttttattttacttattttgtcCTCATTTTTGTCATTGTCATCTTCATCGTCattattgtcatcatcatcgtcgtcatcgtcattgtcatcgtcatcatcatcgtcgtcgtcgtcatCTTCATCGTcttcgtcgtcgtcgtcatcGTCGTCGTCATCGTcgttatcatcattatcatcgtcTTCGTCGTCGTTATTATCGTCATCATCGTTGTTGTCATCATCATCCTTCATATTATGTTTCACGGCGTTCTTGCCAGGATTACGTGGTTTTTCTCCGGGAAACCTAACTTTGAGTGTTCCCATAGTCTTCCACTCTGCAGGTTTTGCATTTTTAGGCGTATTCTTACTAGCTGTTCCTACATCAGCTTTGCTCCGAAACCCCGAGGACTGTTTATCACCATCTGCACTGGCCTTCGATTTAGTATTAGCTTTATATTTTTGGCGGTGGCTATCTTCACCTGCAGGCATTAGTAACTGTCATGCAAAATGACACAGCTCAAACATCCAGCATTTAAGGCGTAAAATAGTACATTTTATTGTAAAGATTTCGAGAATGATGTCATGCACGTAATATTTTGCGTCTcaacaattttaatattataaaatcttttgatcataattaagtaggtagataatatagaaatttatttaaatggatGTGGATTCTTACTTTTCTGATCTACAAGCCACTGCAGAACCTTATTTTCGTTCTTTAAGTCACCTATAAACAGGACACAGTCGTAAGATATTATTCCTTGGAGCTACATGTAAAAGACTTCGTTAATTTATTGTCTATGAGAAGTGATTGTAATATTCACAAGTATCTCCTTCATAAACAAAAGTTAACAATAATGTTATTcattacaaaaagaaaaaaaaaccttaCCATCATACATGATTGGCACACCAGTTTCATAGTAGACCAATGCTGGGAAGCTGAAAATGCCAATGTCTGATGCCAATTTAGCATCTTTGGACTTTACAAACTGAATTCCATGTTTGTCAGTATCATCGTCAATTGTTTCAAGTTCCTCCAGGATTTCATCACAAGTGTCACAATCGTCATTATCtaaaaacaaatacataacATTAGGGTCCATTAAGGCCACATTTTCAATAAATACTCGTGAAAAGCATAGATACATACAGAAAAACACAGCTAGATGTTCCACGTCGTTAATGAGGTCCTTCAAAGTCTTTCTATCGACATTTTCAATGATGTCTGGCTGGGAGTCGTGAAGCTCCAACACCCATTTCAAAATGGCTTCTTCATGCATTAAGTCCCCTTCGTAAATGGTCCTGAACTTGTGCCTGTAGAAAGCCAATGCGGGCAGGTCTGAAAGATCGTACTCCTTGTCGATACCTTCATCTGAAGTCTTCACGAAATCGATATCTTTCTCTTCACATTCGTCATCGATGTTCTCCAACTCACTCAATATCTTCTGTGATTTCTTATCGCCTTCCTTGTCTGCAATacgatgaataaatattatattgaataTCATAAACTATTCATTATGTCTAAACATTAAGATATGAATAAAAATCTTACAGAAAAAGACAACAACGTGGTCGTTTTCTTCCAAAATCTTTTCTAACATTCTTGAGTTAACTTCTTCGATCTTTCCAGGGATCTCCAGTGTATTCTCATCAGTCAACCATGACAGAACTTCGTCCTCATCCTCGATGTCACCTGTGTCAAATCATGAATAATTAGAGCATTTGTTTTTCCACTAATTTGTTTTTGCTTTAAAAGAATTTGTTTTTACCCTTGTAAATCAGCGGGTCCTTgtttctaaagaacacaagcGTAGGGAAGGTCTTGATCCCGTATTTCTTGGCCAAAGAAATATCTTCAGTGGTTACGAAAATGATACCGGTTTCATCCAGCTCGTCATCGATGTTCTCTAGTTCGTCCAAGATATTGTCACATTCTTCACCTTCTTCGCAGTTACCacctaaaataagtaaaaaaaaattacatcccTAGCTCATTGACAATattttaataggtaggtatgtatttgaTAGTACTCACTAAAGTATACAACGACATATTCGTGTTCTTCGATAAGATCAGTCAAAATTTCATCGGTAACCTCTTCAATAGTTGCACTATTCTTTTGCTCAATAAGCCATTCTAACACTTCATCTTCATTCATCAGATCTCCTTCGTATATCGCTGGGATATTTTCTTCAAAGTACACTAGAGTAGGAAGATGATCGATTCCAAACTCTTTAGCTTCTGCTTCGTTATCCATTCTCACTATAACAATGCCTTCCTTTTCCAGTTCATCATCGATGTTTTCAAGTTCGTTTAAGATCCTGATGTCTTGCTTATCATCCTTATCGTCTGTCAAGTAAATTCATaatcataaattaattacagTGCTTACAAAAAGTCATTTCACATACACagatgtaggcaaaaaatacttACAGAAAATAACAGCCAAATAAGGTGTGCTCTCAATAAGTTTGTCCATCATTTCATCTGTTACTTCTGGAATTTCGCTGTGTCTTTTTTGGTGAAGTAACCAACCCAGCAGTTCGTCTTCTTTCATCAAGTCACCCTCATAGATGTGAGGGATACCTTTCTCAAAGAACACCATTGTTGGAATCGTTTCAATGCCATATTCTTTAGCTTCTTTGTCATCATCTATTTTAACGAAAGCGATGTCATTTTGATCACACTCATCATCGATGTTTTCCAATTCAGATAAGATCTTCTGGCTCTTTTTCTGATCCTTGTCGTCTGAAATAAATTTGATAAACTGTATTTCATTTATATGCCAGTTCTTGACAGAATagtaaaaactaaattagaagTTTGAATTATTACTGAACAATTTCTGAGCGGCAAAGTAATTTAAAGACTTGGCATAGTTTCAAGTGTTTGACCAATGTTAAGGCCGTAACAAATGTCAGAAAAAATACTTACAGAACAGCACCGCGACGTATTGCATTTTGTCGATGATCAAATCCAACATCTCATCAGTGATGTCTTCGATTTCATCGCTCTCCGTCTGGTACCTGAGCCATTCCAGAActttctcttcttcttctaGGTTGCCTTCGTAGTAAGTTGGAATACCCTTTTCAAAGTACAGCAAAGTAGGCAGCTTTTCGATTCCATATTCTTTTGCTTCCTCATCGTTATCAATTTTCACAAATGCAATGCCAAGTTGATCACATTCATCGTCAATGTTTTCCAATTCGGTTAATACTTTCTGTGATTTGCGGTCGTTATTATCATCTGCGAAAACggaatataattaaaaacaggTTCACAGTGTGAGTGGTGGATGTTGATTTTTACAAAACTTACAGAATAACACGGCGACTGTCTTTCCATCCTTGACCAGACGATCTAACATTTCATCGGTGACATCTTCAATCTCGTCCTTTTCCAGTTGGTCTACCAGCCACTCTAAGATTTCTTCCTCATTCTCCAGATCTCCTGTAATGTTCAAATTATTTTCAAGGTCAACTTTCACATTCGCAGAACAGGTGGGTTTTGTTATGACTGAATAAAAAGATACTTTGGAACAAAATGTTATGTATGTACTCGAAATGAATAATTCCACCTACACAAAAGTACAATTTATCCTCGAAGATTTATAAGATCAttactttataaatataaacagCTATTAATCCGCTTGCTATTTGAGAATTGTTGATGAGAATCATCAAGGTTCTTACCATCGTAAACGTTGGGGATCTGCTTCTCGAAGTAGACGATGGACGGAATGTTGTCAATGCCGAAAGCCTTGGCAGCCTTCACGTCGTCGATCTTGACGAACTGGATGCCGTGGCGGTCGCAGTCATCGTCTATCTTCTCCAGCTCAGCCAGCACCGTCATTGACTCATCGTCGCCGTGGTCGTCTGAAAGGTTGATGAAATATTCCTCATTAGAATCATCCTTGTTTTAATTGAATTTCTATTTTATCTTGCAATTtgccaataaaataatattatcatttcCTTTGAATAGGTATCCTCATTTACTACAATCGAAGAGCAAGTTCATCTCAAAGTATAATTTAACATGTATCTTTTATGGAAAATCCTACTCACAGAATAGCACAACAAGGTTGTCCACATTCCCGATGAGGGTGTTCAAGGTCTTCGCGGTGACGTCCTCGATGATGTCCTCCTCATCTCCCGTCGACTTGTTCGCTATGAGCCACTCCAGCACATCCTCTTCTCTGCTCAATTCTCCTGGAAAATGTAAAGGAGAAAGTTTAATTAGTGATGATTCGCTTATGAAAAGATCAATCAATCTTTTTTACTagatgtaaatattaatttaaggaaagaagaaaaataaaaagatatttttattaaaaaaaagtctagaCGTGTTTTTAGAACACCCATGACGTGATATTTAAAACACGACACggaaaaggaaaaatattcGATGACGCAAAACACCACGTTCAAAATCTCTGGCGCATTTCGTAATACAAACGTCAGTAACCGCGAAAATGAGTCACGAACCTTCATAGATAATAGGTATTTGATGCCTGTAGTACACCAGTCTTGGCAGCTCGCCAAGACTGTACTCCTCGGCCAGGTCCTCATCGTGGATCTTCACAAAACCAATCCCGAGCTGGTCCGCTTCGTCGTCAATGTTCTCTAGCTCTTGGAGAGCTTTCGCACATTTCTTGCATTCAGGCTTATCTGAAACATTTCGGAGAATCTGCTGAATTTTATGAACAACCACGGAACGTAGCCTTTAATCCTTCCGTTGTCTTCCCCATGCCATAGGAGTTGAAGCTGTGCTGTTAGGTGCGTTGCTCATGAACTGGGTCGGTGCTATAACGGAAAGTTTAGTGTGTGTAAGTTATGAAGCTTGTATCGTGCAGAATGTATGTTGGCGTTGGAATCTGAGATGCCTCAGTCTAGTTTATGGAGTAGACATACGTCTTGCATAAATAGAATAAAGAAGCGGGAACTATTTTTATGTACTCAGCTCTGCATACCAAACAATCTTACATGGGCGAGACTTAACAACATTAAAACATTCTAAACTACCGCCGTTTCAGGCCTCACCGGTGTTACCACAGCTATTCTATGGAATGTTTGTTTCATTAAAACACAGGTGAACGCCAATCGATTAACATTGTATAGAGTTTAAGATGTTGACAGATATAAATAGGATACGTAAACAACTTCTCTAAGACATGCTCTACCGTGAACAGTGTGATTTTCCATCAAAAATTTGGGTCAAGGTCATCTGGTcagttattataattttatgatgTACAGTACGTCGATCGTAAAGTCCATTGTTTTGGTGTTAGGAATAGATGagattttaatagtttttgcgGTCGTTAAGGAGAGAAAATGTACAGTTGACGTCGTCGTCGGCGTGACAGGTCGGTCCGTCAATCCGAGCTTGCTGGCGAGACGCAAATAGCTCGCCCGAAATAGATAGCCTCACCGCCCGATAATGCAAACGCGTTTTTGATTCTGGCTTTCCCTTACATCAGACAGACGCTAACGGCTTATAATCCTGAAACCGATCTCGACTCGAACAGAAACCCCGTTAATGAATAGATAGAGACAGATTTATGGATAGATGAAACTACAAGTATGTTACTGGAACAGCTGAAGATTGAATGTAACAATTAACTTCAACATATTGATATGATTACTTGATATGTAATGATATGCCCACTGAGTCATATTAACTCATATTACTGCATCGATTTCTTGTGTCTGTGCCAAATATTTAATTAGATGCATTCGTCATCAATTGTTCGTTTAGAATAACAGGAGCTGACTTCGTAACAggattttcgattcgataagACTCTCTTGCCAGATAAGAGACACTGAAAAGCGTGAAGCGCGTCTGAAACATAAAATCGTACAAATATCTATTCTACAAAGCGAGAAGAGGTCCAGCCAAACTGACATTGAAAGGAGCATGCCGCCATCTGGTCTTACTTACTGTTTGAAGGGCCGCAACTTTTGTGATCAGGACCTACGTCAAAAACACAGTCAAACACACGGCACAATGTACAGACTCTAACCTTTACTAGACAATTACGATGAGCAAGTAAAGGCGACAGATAAAAACTACGTACACAATATTTGACAGAACTACATTACAAGATTTTACAGATCGGCATCGGCCGGAATGTTAGTTGAAATGGCTCTTGAAAACGAATTTATCACAATAGCTCATAAAGACTATGAAGAACAAAACACTGAGAACACGCGGGTACTTACAGAAGAGAACGGCTACGTAGTCTGTGTCCTCGATGATCTTTCCCAGGATCTTTTGGTTCACTTCTTCTATCCGGTCAGGAAGGTCCATTGCTTCTAAACTCGTCAAGAAATCCAGGACGCTTTCTTCGTCCATGAGATCTCCTACAACGTTTAAAGattgatttacttttatgtggTGCTGAATTACTCTTTTTGCTATCGTAACACGTATTGGTAAATACCGATAACTCAAGAGGTGAGGATGTATTCCATGGGAATGTGTTTTGTCAGAATGTTTATGTTTAACGTTCAGTCAAATAGATCTTGCTTTTTTACGATTCAAAACCTTAGTTTTGCTGAAGTTTGAAGCTATAAAATAGATTAATATACTCGCAGTGAGAACTTGCGTACTTGCCAGTACAAATAGTAAAGGTGTTTAATGCTTTTGCAGCATTGAAATGGTTTATCTTTCCTGTGTTTTCACACATTCTGTACTAAGCATCTTTTTCATCATCAATAGAAGAAAACTTTGATGAATGGTGCCTGCCCTCTTTAGAACCACtatatttgtattaaaatttgATTCACACATATTAGTGAAGTCACAGTTCCGTCACAGGACCTGCACAATATTGTACAAACGCAACACTGTAGCACTGATACAGATCTTAGCGAACATTGACGGAACTGTAGCTTCACTGTGTAATTGACCTTTATTCTCTTTTTTCGTTTCATTTACTTTCAATGCTATCGGTAGTCGAAACCTACCTTCGTATATGATCGGCTCCTTCTCACGGAAGTACGTGAGGGCGGGGAACTTCGTGATGCCATACTGCTTAGCGAGTCGCTTGTCGTTGATCTTGACGAAGTCGACACCGAACGTGTCGGTGTCATCGTCAATCTTCTCTAGCTCTTCTAATACTTTATCACATGTCACGCAGCTTCTCGCATCTGAAATAGACATTTATTGTGTTACGTGGGTTATAGCTGAAGTATGTCCTTAATGCATATTGTTTAGAGATAAAATCGACCTGATTACTTCAACTGGTACCTACTCTCAGCAACTAGCCTTTTCCATTGATTGATCAGTGCCATGAGCTCTTAAAGACTTATGGTCTACTCTTTTCTTCGCTTGCTCTTCGGTATTTCTAGCCTAGTTCTACCCCTCTCATATTCTCGAACAATATCATCGTCAATAAGTTATCATCCGAGAAGTTGAGAGCCAGCTGGCAAAATTTATCCAGAAGCATTCTATTCACTATTTTCTTGGAATTTTAAACGCCTTTGGGTTGTTAAAtcttagtaatgtttgtagCCATAGAGTTTATTCTATGCGTCTAATAAAAAGTAGCTATAGTAGCTCGGTAAACGTTCCCACAATGTTTCCAATTAGGTGAACTTTTAATTGCTGAAATATAGCGCTTGCTATTGTAAATAAACACATAAAACTAATAAATGTAAGGCCGAAAGTTTACGATGTAGCCATTTCACGGCCGGCTTGGTCTGACGGTCTAATTTGTGGTGTAGCTGCTAATTTAACTGCTTGAGCTTTATGATTTAGTGTATTTGCTGCAACATAGTCGTCTACACCTAATGTTACGGTGCATGGTATTTCAGTGCTATTTTTATCAGGATCTTTAGCAGATGAcgaattaaaattacttacgACACTTTTTGGGCCGTGAACGGTTGAATCTTTGGTATCTCTTTACTCTACAGCAGTGTTTCTTAACCTGTGGCCGTGGGCTCCGTGGCCCCTGGGGGTCTGGGAGCAAATGTATGGGGGTCCGTCCATAGCCTCATCTATGGACCATTTAAAAATCGTAAATAAATGCCACCAAAAGTCTcgtaattgaaattaaaaattgaactTGATTTTCTAAGAGGTCCGTGGACAAAAAAGGTTAAGAAACGTTGCTCTACAGCTTTAATAGCCTCAGAGCCCTCAGACGTAACCTAATCACTTTCATGATTATAAATGATCAGTTCTTCACGGTTTTCGGCTTCATTCATGCATTGCGTAACAAATTCCATAACGTTAACAGGTCAGGATTTCGGTTCCACGTTGCGGTTCAGACTGAGAGGATGTTTGTAAATAACTTGTCCCAGTGAAGTATTTATCACAGTTGGGTTAACTCCAGATGTAATTTCGTGTTATTGTTGCTGGATGATCTTGTTTTATTCGAGGTGTATTCGCACAGTGATATTCCCAGTAATAAAATCAAGTTATTGTAACATCCGTACAGCACTGATGagctattaattaattttgaaagtTATTGTTTCCTTAAATAATCATTTTGAAGGATATAATGATAAACAAACATCTCGTGATTTCTGAAATGAATCTTTGCGGGTATTCAAGATTCAATACATCTACTTTCAGTTAGTTCAGTTTCAgttgggttcaattcccaccttaggcagatcgattttttcaagttgttttaaaaatttatatcGAGAGGTGAACGCCAGAAAAAAAATGATAACTATCTTCCTTCAGTGTTAAAATTTTTTGAAGCAGCTAGGCGTAGCTCTTTGGGGATTAAACACATTTCTCATTAAATCTGGAGATTACATCTATTGGAATAGACTTATTTAAGTTACACCAACATCACACATCAGAAATAATTACGAAAAATATTACAAGATAGCAATGCAATTCGCTTAGAGCGTCTGGCAACTAGAGTCGGCAACCATCTAACTTTAGTGTTAATGGGAAGAAGCAAAATTAGAAAACTAAAATTAACTGACTCGTAAGAGACCGGCTTCAGCTAGAGACAATGAAATCATTTTACGGCTCTGCAACATGCTACAAATCTTGAGGGCGACTTATATTATGTGGAGGGCAAAATATTCATTATGACCTACGATCCACAATAATGAATTGACACAAGACATTGATCTTTGTATTCAACTCGAGGATAAACGCACCGTGTAGatattttgaagtttttaaaaaaaaatcaatgtcTGATTTCACTCTAAGGAATCTTAACCCttcattcgacggaatttttttttagttaaatttataaaacagtTACTGATTTcgtttcttagcttgtctaGGACCCCAGaaaaaatacccaaaaaaatCTAACTATTTCAGTTTCCTGAAAAACCTATGTCCAGTATACTGGACGTTGCCAAGTTCATAAGAAAGTGACGCTCTCCAACCATGTCCAGTATACTTCCCGTTGTCGAAGAgacagaaaaaagaaacaagtggttccgtaataaaatattaattatcatcatcataatttcagctttatgacGTCCACTAATGAACAttgtcctcccccaatgattatcAGGTTGGCAAGTGGGCtaacaaccggccaatctgataGTCACTCTgtatcctgcgccttcctgctacctttatgggttcatctgtccaccttgtgagtggacctCCCACGCAGCGGTTGTCGGCACGTTGCCTCCATACTAGAACCTTGTTGTAGCCAtcagccatcagttctgcgtgatgtgcgccctgcccattgccacttcagcatgCTAATCCATAAGGTTATATCAGtgattttagttcttttacGGATCTTCTCATTAGATGTCGCACAGAAATACCAAGCACAGCCCTCTCCATGTCATGCTGTGATATAGAGAGGGCTTATTGTGAGAAGTAACCTTTCAGTAGGTACCATTATGTGATTACTGGGAACACACTTGGACCTGTTGCTGATTTCTTGTCCTGCACTTGGACCGCCATCAAGGTGGCGTTTTgtgcaagcacttcagcaccaagGGTCAATACGGAAGCTCTCTGGAAAGACTACAGCACTGCTCAAGCTTCAATCAAATCGAAAGCCTCCTCATAGTCCACGTACGCCAAGCGTTATGGCAAGTAATACTctttggtcttctgtataaccctgCCGCAGTGTATGGATGTGGTTTATGGTTACAAAGACTTCTCGGACACCAGCATGTAATAACCCTCGCATAAAAACTTGTAGATATGGCTCGAAAGCGTGATGGGACTAtaattcttcagtaaggtgttaTCCCCTTTCTTGAATAAGGGTACCACAACGCTTCTGGtccatgcctctggcattattcccTCGAGTAAGACAAAGTTAAAGATTTAGCTGTCTATATTCATGTGCTCTATGCAAGAACTGATGGAAAAGCAGGGTGAGAAAAAcaattttctcataaaaacCAGTATCTATATGAAAAGGAGTAGTGTTAGGCGGCACCAATGCTACTAAGGCTTGTTTTTTAGAGTTGATACTCTGAAAAACGGTACATAGTGAGGCAGAAAACATTTTATGTGTGGAtccctaaaatattattatcaaaaccCACAAAAGTTAATTTTCTAACAATTTGACAACGGGATGAATACTGGACATAGTATTTAGCAGTTACTTTACTAGTAATTCGACGACGGGAAGTATACAGGACATGCAAGTTATAGGTGTCgtaaaacgaaaacaaaactctGTATGACAGTAAATACATTGTAAGTAGCTTCGCAGGTATCCTatctatagtttttaataatattacaagaGTATTAAGCcgtaaaataatgaataaaatgcaatttaccGAGAGCCCGCACAGCGGGCCCTTCCTCTCCGTCATATTATTGGAGATTGCTCGCGTCTCATCGATATTGGTGCCTTGCTGATTTTTGACAGCATAGTTAGATAGTTCAGGGAGCAAATAAACACCTTGAGTTCAAGATATACGGTCAATTTTTTTACGGAGATTTATTTTCGTTCAATGGGAAGTATATCGCACGTCGTCGAATTAAGGGTTAAGCTAACAATATTTTAGAAATGTAGAGCTATCATTTCAACCTGCATCCAGACGAAATAAAGGGATGAAAGTTATAGGAATCCATCATTTCTCATGTTTGGAATATGAGGAATCATTAAGTGCATTTTCATTAAGCTGGTTAGAAATAAAAGAAGACACACATCCCAATGAACTGAAATGAAATCAAACTTAGGTGCCTAAAATATTCTTGACATGCGTTATTGAATTCAGTCAACTATTCTAGTTGCATCAAATGGAATTCAATTCAAAACAGTGAACCTGAAATTCAGTCAACCGTCTATTTGTTTGACTTTCAGTAATGCTATTTACGAAAATCAGCAGGCGGTGAGCGGCCATGACTTTTGCCTGCGCCTGCGCCGTCACCGTCTGTGTCATCATAACGTCAGTCACCCGGCGTCTGATAATGATGCAGCCTTGAGCATTCGCGATTTATGACTTgaaatactattttatttatatgcttCTCCAATGTGTGGGCTAGACCTGCCGCAAGTCTACGTCGCCAAGAATGACAGGTATCTCACGAATTGGACTGACACACCGCGGTCCAAACAGCCCTATTATCAATAGTTTAAATGGGTACTGCTAGAATATggagtttttaatacttacaaagcaatcgtattcatttgacagttcaaaacGTACGATAAAATCTGTATAACAATGATACACTGTAAAAATACATTCGTCAAACAGAGACAAATACGATGAATGAGTTAAAAGTCCATAGGTagtcttattttttaaatctgtTACGATCCGAATAGATTGCTATTCAACCTACCTAAAACTAGCTCTACAAAAATTTTCCGCTACATAGGTACAAAAAATGCAACAACTAGATTGACTAGAGCGATTTTAACATTAGGCTTTCTATATATTCATATTTGCAACATTTCAGACTTAATTGTAGATTTCAGTGGAGTTGGAGAACTACG from Ostrinia nubilalis chromosome 8, ilOstNubi1.1, whole genome shotgun sequence includes the following:
- the LOC135074007 gene encoding uncharacterized protein LOC135074007 isoform X3, translating into MARWLKALAVLLLLAAADARKSPAPTKHEPQIEEVTAKQLERVLEDKDFVAVYWYARSCVTCDKVLEELEKIDDDTDTFGVDFVKINDKRLAKQYGITKFPALTYFREKEPIIYEGDLMDEESVLDFLTSLEAMDLPDRIEEVNQKILGKIIEDTDYVAVLFCPDHKSCGPSNNKPECKKCAKALQELENIDDEADQLGIGFVKIHDEDLAEEYSLGELPRLVYYRHQIPIIYEGELSREEDVLEWLIANKSTGDEEDIIEDVTAKTLNTLIGNVDNLVVLFYDHGDDESMTVLAELEKIDDDCDRHGIQFVKIDDVKAAKAFGIDNIPSIVYFEKQIPNVYDGDLENEEEILEWLVDQLEKDEIEDVTDEMLDRLVKDGKTVAVLFYDNNDRKSQKVLTELENIDDECDQLGIAFVKIDNDEEAKEYGIEKLPTLLYFEKGIPTYYEGNLEEEEKVLEWLRYQTESDEIEDITDEMLDLIIDKMQYVAVLFYDKDQKKSQKILSELENIDDECDQNDIAFVKIDDDKEAKEYGIETIPTMVFFEKGIPHIYEGDLMKEDELLGWLLHQKRHSEIPEVTDEMMDKLIESTPYLAVIFYDKDDKQDIRILNELENIDDELEKEGIVIVRMDNEAEAKEFGIDHLPTLVYFEENIPAIYEGDLMNEDEVLEWLIEQKNSATIEEVTDEILTDLIEEHEYVVVYFSGNCEEGEECDNILDELENIDDELDETGIIFVTTEDISLAKKYGIKTFPTLVFFRNKDPLIYKGDIEDEDEVLSWLTDENTLEIPGKIEEVNSRMLEKILEENDHVVVFFYKEGDKKSQKILSELENIDDECEEKDIDFVKTSDEGIDKEYDLSDLPALAFYRHKFRTIYEGDLMHEEAILKWVLELHDSQPDIIENVDRKTLKDLINDVEHLAVFFYNDDCDTCDEILEELETIDDDTDKHGIQFVKSKDAKLASDIGIFSFPALVYYETGVPIMYDGNLLDESEVLDWMVKQKEDESIEEIDRDKLFKYIETKEFLAVVFYKDDDPGSPRVLRHIELIDDEAAEYGIKIVKCSDRLMAKKYGFRNPPGITYFRKGKYINYDGDIDDEEEILDWLTNPENMELTDHIEKVNRKMFQKIRQTSDYVAVFFYSNDCKQCPRVLAEIEHIDDDADGAGINFVKINDWQMAKEYGVFALPAVLFFKMGSKDPVIFAGDLYDEHQLLNWLLTQKNPAGDVIEALEGQDLLNLIEESGSLAVYFYLGGVSDGPDCEQCAGILEELENIDDDCDRHGIKFVKTQDYSIAESYGVTDFPVLVYFESNVPNVYEGSLAEEEEVLQWLITQKTEDRIELITRVMLEKMVEETQYLAVYFYKLNCHICDHILEGLESIDDECDVYGIHMVKIQDPQLAKRYSIKTFPAMVYFRNGNPLLFEGDLQNEESILEWLIDDDNRELADEIESVNERMLERLLYESHLLVVFFYDDEDCPECEEILESLEQIDGEVDQFGIDFVKIASPEAAAKYNVVNIPTLIYFRKQVPMLYDGDLHQVDRILQWLTSQDVFEIKNEIEEVNRKMLDKLLEENEFLAVYFYEKSAESRAVLDKLENIDSETDNLDITFVKMQDPRYARKWGVTKLPAIVYFRKRFPSIYRGDIMSEDEVLEWLRKNRFRQPELNIFMYALIALSIAFIMYTAFLLQCFKPTPPAPTPHPKQA